ACACCGCGACACGACCGGGGCGCACGCGTTCGTGCGTCCCGGCGAGCTCAACCTGATGACGGCGGGCAGCGGGATCGCGCACTCGGAGTACTCCACCTCGCGGACCGGTGTGCTGCACGGTGTGCAGCTGTGGCTGGCGCTGCCCGAGGACCACCGCTTCACCGCCCCGGGCTTCGAGCACTACGCGCCGTCGGCGTTCGAGCACGCGGGCGCGCGGGTGCTGGTCTTCCTGGGGGAGCTGTGCGGGGTGAGCTCGCCGGTGCGCACCTTCTCCCCGCTGCTCGGTGCCGAGCTCACGCTGCCTGCCGGGCGGACGCTGCGGTTGGATGTGGACCCGACGTTCGAGCACGGGGTGCTCGTCGACACCGGGGCGGTCACCACCGCCGGTGTCGACGCCACTGCCGGGCAGCTGGTCTACCGGGCGCCGGGAGCGCGCGAGGTGTCGCTGCGCGCCGGGGACGAGGGTGCGCGGGTGCTGCTGCTCGGGGGACGGCCTCTCGAGGAGCGGATCGTGATGTGGTGGAACTTCGTCGGGCGCACCCACGAGGAGATCCTGGCCTGGCGGGAGCAGTGGCACGCCGCGCGTGCCGGTGGCGGGGCGGACTCGACGCGGTTCGGGGCGTTTCCGGTGCAGTGGCAGGAGACGCTGCCCGCTCCCGAGCCGCCCGCCGCCCGGCTCAAGCCGCGCGGGTGAGGTGCGGCTCGGGCGGTGTCACGGCTCGGCTCCGGCCGTGGTTTCCGCGCTGACCAGCCGCGCGTAGCGCACCCCGGCGGCCAGCAGCACCAGCCCGGTGCACAGGAACGCCACCACCCGGGCGAATCCGTCCAGAGTGGCCAGGTCGAACAGGAAGAGTTTGGCCAGTGCCACGGGAAGCAGCACCATGCCCGCCACGCGCAGCGCGGCCAGGGTGATCCCGCGCAGCAGCAGCGCGATCGCCACGATCACCCAGCTCAACGTGATCAGCACGTGTCCGGTCAGGAATCCGGAGCGGTCCGGCTGGAACAGCGCGACCAGTGCCATCGTCGTGCTGGCCGTGCCGTACAGCACCAGGATTCCCGCCAGGATCCACCAGACCTTCGCCGCGGGTGGGCGGGCCAGCGCGTCGAGGCGCACCGCCACCAGCGGGACCGCCACCGCCGCCAGCGCGGTCAGCGCACCCACCAGGGCCCCGGCGAGCCCGGCCGAGTGCGTGGTCAGCACCAGGTGCCACGGCGGGATGTCGTGGTGCAGCGCCAGCACCGTGCCGAGGCCGGTGTAGCACAGCGCTCCGAGCAGCACCCCGGGGCTGCGCAGCCACAGCGCCCCGAGCGTCAGCAGCAGCGCTTCGCACAGCAGCGCCGTGGCCCACGCCGAGGCGTCGAGCCGGATCAGGGTGGACTGCAGCGCGGCCACCGCCGCGAGTCCGCCCGCGGCGGTGGTGAACGCCTCCGGCAGTCGGGCGCGCGGGCCGGGCACGAACCGCGCGCTCCACAGCAGCGCCAGCAGCGCGGCCACTCCCGCCGCGAGGAGCGCCGCGCTCGGGCGCTGCACCAGTGGTGTGGCGAGCAGGGCCGGTAGCGGTGCGGCCACCAGCGTCGCGGTCGCGGTGTGGTCGGCGGGGCGCAGGGTGGCGGTGAGCGTGGCGATGGCCACCCCCAGCAGTGCGGCGGCGCTGACGGTCAGCACCACGGCGAGGTGCTCGTCTGCGGTCAGCATCGCCCACGTGTCGGCGCCGAGCGCGGCGAGCACCACGGGCAGCGCGGCGGCCCGGGCCAGCTGCCTCCAGCCGTGCCAGAGCTGGACGGGGGTGGCCGCCAGGTGCAGCAGCATCAGGAAGCCGACCAGGGGCGTGTTCGGTTCCCCGGTGATCAGCGGCGCGCACACCGCGCATCCCAGCACCACTCCCACGGCCAGCGGTTGGGCGTTCCACCGGTCGGCCAGCAGCAGGCCCCCGCCCGCGATGGCGAAACCCGCTGCGAGGCCGCCTGCGACCGGCAGGTAGTCGTACAGCGTGGTGGCGGCGATCGTGTCCAGGTACAGCGCGGCGAGGCCCGTGGCGGCCAGCGCGTAGCTGCCGCCGAGGCCGGCGGGGCCGCCGCGTGCGCGGAAGGCGGCCGCGAGCAGGGCCGTGCCCAGTCCGGCGCCTCCGAGCACGCGGGTGGTGGGGCCGAGCCAGCCGCGTTGGACGGCCAGCACCAGCAGGAAGACCACGCCGAGCAGGGTCACCGCCCCGCCGCCCCAGGCCAGCAGCCTGCTCGGGCTCCAGCCGCGCCCGGCGGCCAGGAGGCGTTGCTGCTCGTCCGGGGGTCCGAGTCGGACTCGTGCGGGGCGGGCTCGTCCGGGAGGGGGCCGTCGGGTTCTGGGGCGAGGTCCGCTGTGGACGGTGGTTCCGCCGGTGGCGCAGGCATCTGCTGGTCCTGCTCGGCGTGTGGTGGCTGCCGGTCGGCCTGGAGCTGGACCGCCTCGGCAAGACGGTCCAGCCGAAGCCCCATCTCGGTGAGTTCGTCGGCGACGGTCTCCAGCGTGTGCTGCTCCGGGGCGGACATGTCGCCCAGGTTGCTGGGTGTGTTCCTGCCGCGGGAACAGTACGACTACTCAGATGTCGACGCCGGGGCGTGCGCACCCGAGCGGGTTCGCCGGTGCTTGCGGGGCGAAAGCATCCCCCGGGGAACGGGGCGGTTGTGGCGGGCTCGGCGCCCGCGTGCGGGGCCGAACCGTTCCCGCGGGGATCGGCCGGTTCAGGACTCGGAGTCGTCGGAGCCGGTGGACGAGCCGGAGCGGGCCTGTTCGGTCAGCGCGCGCAGCTGGTCGATGTTGTCGAGAGCGCTGCTCAACGCCTGGTGCGCCGTGTCGAGCTGCTCGGCGACCGCGTCGATGTCGGCTTGCTCGGTGAGGGTGTGGCCCGCCGCGCTCACGGTCAGCAGCCGGTCGAGCCCCTCGGCGGTCTGGGCCGCGGCCACCGGGACGGGGCCTGCCTGCTCGCTCTGGGCGTTCTCCCGCAGCGGCGCGGAGATCCGCAGCAGCTGCCACCGCAGGAATTCGAGCATGCCGGTCTGGTCTCCGGCGACGCCGACGGTTTGCTGCTGCTGGAGGTAGACGGCGGCGCGCTGCTCGTTGTCGAGTTCGACGGACTCGTTCAGGATCGCTTCGAACTGGGCGGCCCCGAGCAGTGCGTTGGCCAGGTAGGCGCGGTAGACCGTTTCGCCGCCGAGTTGTTCGGCCGCGCCCGCGTGCTCGTCGGCGGTGTTGTTGCCGCGGTAGTGGCCCAGTGCTTGCAGTGCG
The sequence above is a segment of the Actinopolyspora saharensis genome. Coding sequences within it:
- a CDS encoding pirin family protein; this encodes MSNLETAPEELVCSATPADDAPSGVVLDSREVPLGGPRAMRVRRTLPQRARSLIGAWCFVDHYGPEDVSATGGMRVPGHPHVGLRTVSWLFSGEIEHRDTTGAHAFVRPGELNLMTAGSGIAHSEYSTSRTGVLHGVQLWLALPEDHRFTAPGFEHYAPSAFEHAGARVLVFLGELCGVSSPVRTFSPLLGAELTLPAGRTLRLDVDPTFEHGVLVDTGAVTTAGVDATAGQLVYRAPGAREVSLRAGDEGARVLLLGGRPLEERIVMWWNFVGRTHEEILAWREQWHAARAGGGADSTRFGAFPVQWQETLPAPEPPAARLKPRG
- a CDS encoding DUF2339 domain-containing protein; protein product: MTLLGVVFLLVLAVQRGWLGPTTRVLGGAGLGTALLAAAFRARGGPAGLGGSYALAATGLAALYLDTIAATTLYDYLPVAGGLAAGFAIAGGGLLLADRWNAQPLAVGVVLGCAVCAPLITGEPNTPLVGFLMLLHLAATPVQLWHGWRQLARAAALPVVLAALGADTWAMLTADEHLAVVLTVSAAALLGVAIATLTATLRPADHTATATLVAAPLPALLATPLVQRPSAALLAAGVAALLALLWSARFVPGPRARLPEAFTTAAGGLAAVAALQSTLIRLDASAWATALLCEALLLTLGALWLRSPGVLLGALCYTGLGTVLALHHDIPPWHLVLTTHSAGLAGALVGALTALAAVAVPLVAVRLDALARPPAAKVWWILAGILVLYGTASTTMALVALFQPDRSGFLTGHVLITLSWVIVAIALLLRGITLAALRVAGMVLLPVALAKLFLFDLATLDGFARVVAFLCTGLVLLAAGVRYARLVSAETTAGAEP
- a CDS encoding DUF6245 family protein, whose amino-acid sequence is MTTPSSSPETDQPAAVDQLATALQALGHYRGNNTADEHAGAAEQLGGETVYRAYLANALLGAAQFEAILNESVELDNEQRAAVYLQQQQTVGVAGDQTGMLEFLRWQLLRISAPLRENAQSEQAGPVPVAAAQTAEGLDRLLTVSAAGHTLTEQADIDAVAEQLDTAHQALSSALDNIDQLRALTEQARSGSSTGSDDSES